One Phaseolus vulgaris cultivar G19833 chromosome 4, P. vulgaris v2.0, whole genome shotgun sequence DNA window includes the following coding sequences:
- the LOC137838487 gene encoding uncharacterized protein, translating to MVGLADLIALPAVVARLRVPEKTDKVLGRKKNEWCEFHQAFGHTLHSCLALGHQLAELVKSGFLVDYLREPQGDRTSGSQAGEQQHEVLMHGEVQTIAGGFSGGGCTVSQRRRYARSVMAVDSVDESHYPEVDIVFRKADLRDVVPHDNDPVVTSLVTAGRRVHRVLVDQGSSADVMFWPTFNKLQLSPDQLRPYTGCLYGFVGDQLHSGGNDGSAHPKRAEET from the exons atggtgggattggcggatctcatcgcccttcctgctgttGTAGCGAGACTACGAGTAccggagaagacagataaggtacttggaaggaagaagaatgagtggtgtgagtttcaccaggcctttggccacacactccactcctgtttggcgttgggacaccaactggcagagttggtgaagtccgGATTCCTGgtagattacctgcgtgagccgcagggtgatcgcacGTCGGGATCCCAggctggagaacagcagcatgaagtccttatgcacggggaagtgcaaacaatcgcgggaggcttctctggtgggggatgcaccgtGTCACAGAGAAGGAGGTACGCTCGATCGGTTATGGCGGTAGACTCGGTAGACGAGAgccattaccctgaagtagatattgtcttcaggaaagctgacctacgggacgttgtcccgcacgataacgaccctgtggtcactTCCCTCGTCACggcaggaagacgagtgcacagagtgctcgtagatcaaggaagctcggcagacgtcatgttctggccgacgtttaacaagttgcagttgtcccctgatcaactaaggccgtataccgggtgtctctacGGCTTCGtaggggatcag cttcacagtggtggtaatgacggatctgcccatccaaaacgtgctgaagaaacctga